A stretch of the Massilia varians genome encodes the following:
- a CDS encoding exo-rhamnogalacturonan lyase family protein — MAPLSRRNFFKTGALAAALPFGMRAAGAVAAPAASASPTIADLSWLEGAPALLTGTTFGVPWPRGALRKDQAFALSSPGGDLACQSWPLAYWPDGSLKWTAHALPAQGAMPGRLQLKPGKARLPARALTVKESPNAIVIDTGVIECIVPRQGADIIRSIRRGKTDIARAGKLVALSDDQPDGTSGSTRQTAYESQLTRVTLEQRGPVRSVVKLEGMHRDLKGSRAWLPFSVRLYFYAGAESVRIMHTFVFDGDEQKDFVRGIGLRFDVPMTDEEHNRHVRFGGELQDNSGGLWAEGVRNLTGLRRDPGAAVRKAQLAGQGVAVSEIAERVRKNMQYVPAWGDYSLSQLSADSFRIRKRTKAGHGWIDAAWGRRAPGLGYIGGASGGVAFGMRDFWQRHPTQLDIRNAHTDAAQVTLWMWSPDAPAMDLRFYHDGMGMDTHAEELQALDITYEDYEKGFGTPVGVARSSELTLWALGATPARERLVQMAAQVQTPPQLVAAPGHILATHVFGNMWSLPDRSTPAKAHIEDRLDAHFDFYRNEVEQRRWYGFWDHGDFRHTYDLDRHEWRYDVGGYAWANSELSPDLWLWYSFLRTGRADIFRVGEAMVRHTSDVDTYHLGRFAGLGTRHNVQHWGCSAKQVRISTAVYRRMYYFLTADERIGDVMRETLDADQRLEAVDPVRKLPNQPPKGQFPVRASFGTDWASLVANWLTEWERSGSTEYRDRILNGMRDIAAMPHGFFNAERMGYELKTGRLHNMIGTDVKASHLNAVFGAIEIFDELINLTGDQAFEKAWLEYCELYNAPAEEQRRRLGKTHGGTDAIYQGNSRMTAYAAWKRKDPELARRAWKEFAGANRPYPPFAPRRVAGPAVLNPVNEVPWVTTNETAQWGLAAIQNLALVGDALPAS, encoded by the coding sequence ATGGCCCCGCTGTCCCGCCGGAATTTCTTCAAGACCGGCGCGCTGGCGGCGGCGCTGCCCTTCGGCATGCGCGCCGCCGGCGCCGTCGCGGCGCCAGCCGCATCCGCGTCCCCGACCATCGCCGACCTGTCCTGGCTGGAGGGTGCCCCGGCACTTCTGACCGGCACCACCTTCGGCGTGCCCTGGCCGCGCGGCGCGCTGCGCAAGGACCAGGCTTTTGCCCTGTCCAGCCCTGGCGGCGACCTGGCCTGCCAGAGCTGGCCGCTCGCCTACTGGCCGGACGGCTCCCTAAAATGGACCGCCCACGCCCTGCCGGCGCAGGGCGCGATGCCGGGCCGCCTGCAGCTCAAGCCCGGCAAGGCGCGTCTGCCGGCCCGGGCACTGACCGTCAAGGAATCGCCGAACGCCATCGTGATCGACACCGGCGTCATCGAATGCATCGTGCCGCGCCAGGGCGCCGACATCATCCGCAGCATCCGGCGCGGCAAGACCGACATTGCGCGCGCCGGCAAGCTGGTCGCGCTGAGCGACGACCAGCCTGACGGCACGAGCGGCAGCACGCGCCAGACCGCCTACGAAAGCCAGCTCACCCGCGTCACCCTCGAACAGCGCGGCCCGGTGCGCAGCGTGGTCAAGCTCGAGGGCATGCACCGCGACCTCAAGGGCAGCCGCGCCTGGCTGCCCTTCAGCGTGCGCCTGTATTTCTACGCCGGCGCCGAGTCGGTGCGCATCATGCACACCTTCGTCTTCGACGGCGACGAGCAGAAGGACTTCGTGCGCGGCATCGGCCTGCGCTTCGACGTGCCGATGACGGACGAAGAACACAACCGCCACGTGCGCTTCGGCGGCGAATTGCAGGATAACAGCGGCGGCCTGTGGGCCGAAGGCGTGCGCAACCTGACGGGCTTACGCCGCGACCCGGGCGCGGCCGTGCGCAAGGCCCAACTGGCCGGCCAGGGCGTGGCGGTCTCCGAGATCGCCGAGCGCGTGCGCAAGAACATGCAGTACGTGCCGGCCTGGGGCGACTACAGCCTGTCGCAACTGTCCGCCGACAGCTTCCGCATCCGCAAGCGCACCAAGGCCGGCCACGGCTGGATCGACGCAGCCTGGGGCCGGCGCGCGCCGGGACTGGGCTACATCGGCGGCGCCTCCGGCGGTGTCGCCTTCGGCATGCGCGACTTCTGGCAGCGCCACCCGACCCAGCTCGACATCCGCAACGCGCATACCGACGCGGCCCAGGTCACGCTCTGGATGTGGTCGCCCGACGCGCCGGCCATGGACCTGCGCTTCTACCACGACGGCATGGGCATGGACACCCACGCCGAAGAACTGCAGGCCCTCGACATCACCTACGAGGACTACGAAAAAGGCTTCGGCACCCCGGTCGGCGTCGCGCGCAGCAGCGAGCTGACCCTGTGGGCCCTTGGCGCAACCCCGGCGCGCGAGCGCCTGGTGCAGATGGCGGCCCAGGTCCAGACGCCGCCGCAGCTGGTGGCGGCGCCAGGCCACATCCTCGCCACCCATGTGTTCGGCAACATGTGGTCTCTGCCCGACCGTTCCACCCCGGCCAAGGCGCACATCGAGGACCGGCTCGACGCCCACTTCGATTTCTACCGCAACGAGGTCGAGCAGCGCCGCTGGTACGGCTTCTGGGACCACGGCGACTTCCGCCACACCTACGATCTTGACCGCCACGAATGGCGCTACGACGTCGGCGGCTACGCCTGGGCCAATTCGGAACTCTCGCCCGACCTGTGGCTGTGGTATTCCTTCCTGCGCACCGGCCGCGCCGACATCTTCCGCGTCGGCGAGGCCATGGTGCGCCATACCAGCGACGTCGACACCTACCACCTGGGCCGCTTCGCCGGACTGGGCACGCGCCACAACGTCCAGCACTGGGGCTGCAGCGCCAAGCAGGTGCGCATCAGCACCGCGGTCTACCGCCGCATGTATTACTTCCTGACGGCCGACGAACGCATCGGCGACGTCATGCGCGAGACGCTCGACGCCGACCAGCGCCTGGAAGCGGTCGACCCGGTGCGCAAGCTCCCCAACCAGCCGCCCAAGGGACAATTCCCGGTGCGCGCCAGCTTCGGCACCGACTGGGCCTCGTTGGTGGCCAACTGGCTCACCGAATGGGAACGCAGCGGCAGCACGGAGTACCGCGACCGCATCCTGAACGGCATGCGCGACATCGCCGCCATGCCGCACGGCTTCTTCAACGCCGAGCGCATGGGCTATGAACTGAAAACCGGGCGCCTGCACAACATGATCGGGACCGATGTGAAAGCCTCGCACCTGAACGCGGTGTTCGGCGCCATCGAGATTTTCGACGAGCTGATCAACCTTACCGGCGACCAGGCGTTCGAGAAGGCCTGGCTCGAGTACTGCGAACTGTACAACGCACCCGCCGAGGAGCAGCGCCGCCGCCTGGGCAAGACCCATGGCGGCACCGATGCCATCTACCAGGGCAATTCGCGCATGACGGCCTACGCGGCCTGGAAGCGCAAGGATCCCGAGCTGGCGCGGCGCGCCTGGAAGGAGTTCGCGGGCGCCAACCGGCCGTATCCGCCTTTCGCGCCACGTCGCGTGGCGGGTCCCGCCGTGCTCAATCCGGTGAACGAAGTCCCCTGGGTGACCACCAACGAAACCGCCCAGTGGGGGCTGGCCGCGATCCAGAACCTGGCCCTGGTCGGCGACGCCCTGCCGGCGTCTTGA
- a CDS encoding DUF4861 family protein has protein sequence MTTRFSLSAIALASLFATGAHAAERLTVTVSHTLDIARPAETIAIPWTKVNEALPQAKNQQLVLKDAAGRVLPYQVTNIAPTGKDPQMIGAGYGELLFQVAFKPGEKRTTVTIEKGSATNPPFPAKTYARFVQERLDDFAWENDKLAHRAYGPALAAPAPAGSGKEVLVTSGMDIWFKRVPYPIVDRWYNIGHDHYHVDEGEGIDMYNVGPTRGAGGTGIWDGQKLFVGANYRSWKILANGPVRTVFELHYDGWDALGTKVSEVKRFTVDAGRYFDRIDSTFTFAGPASLDAAVGLNKRPSDKGQEVKVDFSENKGDGSLVQWVTQRSFGDFGVAVIVPSASSFAADERNGLVIAKVASGQPLSYHVGAAWTRGSPFATQADWQRHVAEEAARLRAPVTVTITKGN, from the coding sequence ATGACTACTCGCTTCTCCCTGTCCGCCATCGCCCTCGCAAGCCTGTTCGCCACCGGCGCCCACGCCGCCGAACGCCTCACCGTGACCGTCAGCCACACGCTGGACATCGCGCGCCCGGCCGAGACCATCGCCATCCCCTGGACGAAAGTCAACGAAGCCCTGCCGCAGGCCAAGAACCAGCAACTGGTGCTCAAGGACGCCGCCGGACGCGTGCTGCCCTACCAGGTGACGAATATCGCTCCCACCGGCAAGGACCCGCAAATGATCGGCGCCGGCTACGGCGAACTGCTGTTCCAGGTCGCCTTCAAGCCGGGCGAGAAGCGCACCACGGTCACCATCGAAAAGGGCAGCGCCACCAATCCGCCTTTCCCGGCCAAGACCTACGCCCGCTTCGTGCAGGAGCGTCTGGACGACTTCGCCTGGGAGAACGACAAGCTGGCGCACCGCGCCTACGGCCCGGCCCTCGCCGCCCCCGCCCCGGCAGGGAGCGGCAAGGAAGTGCTGGTCACGAGCGGCATGGACATCTGGTTCAAGCGCGTGCCCTATCCGATCGTCGACCGCTGGTACAACATCGGCCACGACCACTACCATGTCGACGAAGGCGAAGGCATCGACATGTACAACGTCGGCCCGACCCGCGGCGCCGGCGGCACCGGCATCTGGGACGGTCAAAAGCTCTTCGTCGGCGCCAATTACAGAAGTTGGAAGATCCTGGCCAACGGCCCGGTACGCACCGTGTTCGAGCTGCACTACGACGGCTGGGACGCGCTGGGCACCAAGGTCTCGGAGGTCAAGCGCTTCACCGTCGACGCCGGCCGCTACTTCGACCGCATCGACAGCACCTTCACCTTCGCCGGGCCGGCCAGCCTGGACGCGGCCGTGGGCCTGAACAAGCGCCCCAGCGACAAGGGCCAGGAAGTCAAGGTCGACTTCAGCGAGAACAAGGGCGACGGCAGCCTGGTGCAGTGGGTCACCCAGCGCAGCTTCGGCGACTTCGGCGTCGCGGTGATCGTCCCGAGCGCATCAAGCTTTGCCGCCGACGAACGCAACGGCCTGGTGATCGCCAAGGTCGCCTCCGGCCAGCCGCTGAGCTACCACGTGGGCGCGGCCTGGACCCGCGGCAGCCCCTTCGCCACCCAGGCCGACTGGCAGCGCCACGTGGCCGAGGAAGCGGCGCGCCTGCGCGCGCCGGTTACCGTCACCATCACCAAAGGGAATTGA
- a CDS encoding rhamnogalacturonan lyase — MAPKTCNDTRKRSIALGMLALACTACATTGTTPAVTQFGGKQLERLDRGVVAIHTQDGNFVSWRALGQEDAATSFNLYRDGKRLNDAPLAATNFVDQGAAAGASYNVRAVRGNAEAGDDAKPVAAWQQAFLSIPLRKPADGVTPDGVAYSYQVNDGSAADLDGDGRYELLVKWQPTNAKDNSHSGHTGSTYIDAYRLDGSFMWRIDLGRNIRAGAHYTTFLAYDFDGDGRAEVMMKTADGSVDGQGKAIGDAKADYRNKNGFILDGPEFLTVFDGRSGAALATTGYSPARGGDGAAWGDNRGNRVDRFLGGVAYLDGKRPSAVFARGYYTRAVLAAWDWRDGKLTQRWVFDSDTPGNGEAAGQGAHWLAVADANGDGRDDIVYGAATIASDGKLMYSSNLCHGDALHVGKHDPSLPGLQVFMVHESPKCYRGNGAAMRDAATGKVLWGIPSSIDVGRGICMDIDAAHPGNECWAAIGGITNPAGGLYNAKGQQISAVRPRAYNFGLWWDGDLLRESLDGTRIEKWNPQTQRLDLLLDAAPLHAASNNGTKANPVLSADLFGDWREEVVWRSNTDDALLVFSTTVPTTHRLPTLMHDAQYRVQVAAQNAGYNQPPHPSFFLGEGMPPQATNQSR, encoded by the coding sequence ATGGCACCCAAGACCTGTAACGACACCCGCAAGCGCAGCATCGCCCTCGGCATGCTGGCCCTTGCCTGTACCGCCTGCGCCACCACGGGCACGACGCCCGCCGTCACCCAGTTTGGTGGCAAGCAGCTCGAACGACTCGACCGCGGCGTGGTCGCGATCCACACCCAGGACGGCAACTTCGTCAGCTGGCGCGCGCTGGGCCAGGAAGACGCGGCCACCAGCTTCAACCTCTACCGCGACGGCAAGCGCCTCAACGATGCGCCGCTGGCCGCCACCAACTTCGTCGACCAGGGCGCCGCAGCGGGCGCAAGCTATAACGTGCGGGCCGTGCGCGGCAATGCCGAAGCCGGCGACGACGCCAAACCGGTCGCCGCCTGGCAGCAGGCTTTCCTGAGCATCCCCCTGCGCAAACCGGCCGACGGCGTCACCCCGGACGGCGTGGCCTACAGCTACCAGGTGAATGACGGCTCCGCGGCCGACCTCGATGGCGACGGCCGCTACGAGCTGCTGGTCAAGTGGCAGCCGACCAATGCCAAGGACAATTCGCACAGCGGCCACACCGGCTCGACCTACATCGACGCCTACCGCCTCGACGGCAGCTTCATGTGGCGCATCGACCTGGGCAGGAACATCCGCGCCGGCGCCCACTACACCACCTTCCTCGCCTACGACTTCGACGGCGACGGCCGCGCCGAGGTGATGATGAAGACCGCCGACGGCAGCGTCGACGGCCAGGGCAAGGCCATCGGCGATGCCAAGGCCGACTACCGCAACAAGAACGGCTTCATCCTGGATGGCCCCGAGTTCCTGACCGTGTTCGACGGCCGCAGCGGCGCCGCGCTGGCCACCACCGGCTATTCTCCGGCGCGCGGCGGCGATGGCGCCGCCTGGGGCGACAATCGCGGCAACCGGGTCGACCGCTTCCTCGGCGGCGTGGCCTACCTCGACGGCAAGCGGCCGAGCGCGGTGTTCGCGCGCGGCTACTACACGCGCGCCGTGCTGGCGGCCTGGGACTGGCGCGACGGCAAGCTGACCCAGCGCTGGGTGTTCGACAGCGACACCCCCGGCAACGGCGAGGCGGCCGGCCAGGGCGCGCACTGGTTGGCAGTGGCCGACGCGAACGGCGACGGCCGCGACGACATCGTCTACGGCGCCGCCACGATCGCCAGCGACGGCAAGCTGATGTACTCGTCGAACCTGTGCCACGGCGACGCCCTGCATGTCGGCAAGCACGACCCGAGCCTGCCCGGCCTGCAGGTCTTCATGGTGCACGAGTCGCCCAAGTGCTACCGGGGCAACGGCGCCGCGATGCGCGACGCCGCCACCGGCAAGGTCCTGTGGGGCATCCCGAGCAGCATCGACGTCGGCCGCGGCATCTGCATGGACATCGACGCCGCCCATCCGGGCAACGAATGCTGGGCCGCGATCGGCGGCATCACCAACCCGGCCGGCGGCCTGTACAACGCCAAGGGCCAGCAGATCTCCGCGGTGCGCCCGCGCGCCTACAACTTCGGCCTCTGGTGGGACGGCGACCTGCTGCGCGAATCGCTCGACGGCACCAGGATCGAGAAGTGGAATCCGCAGACCCAGCGCCTCGACCTGCTGCTCGACGCCGCCCCGCTGCACGCCGCCTCGAACAACGGCACCAAGGCCAACCCGGTGCTGTCGGCCGACCTGTTCGGCGACTGGCGCGAGGAAGTCGTCTGGCGCAGCAACACCGACGACGCCCTGCTGGTGTTCAGCACCACCGTGCCGACCACGCACCGCCTGCCGACCCTGATGCACGACGCCCAGTACCGGGTGCAGGTGGCGGCCCAGAACGCCGGCTACAACCAGCCGCCCCACCCCAGCTTCTTCCTCGGCGAAGGCATGCCGCCGCAGGCAACCAACCAATCTCGATAA
- the lldD gene encoding FMN-dependent L-lactate dehydrogenase LldD produces MIISSALDYREAARRRLPPFLFHYLDGGAGAEQTLRSNVDDLQAVKLRQRVLRGSEQLDLGVRYFGQDYGLPIALAPVGLTGMYARRGEVQAVRAACQRNIPFIQSTVSVCPLAEVAAQADKPIWFQLYVLKDRGFMRDVMRRAWELGATNLVFTVDMPVPGARYRDAHSGMSGPNGPLRRVLQAMTHPRWALDVGVFGRPHDLGNISAYRGSATGLADYIGWLGANFDPGIAWHDLQWIRDEWKGKFIVKGILDPEDARDALAFGADGIVVSNHGGRQLDGALSSAQALPAIAAEVKGKLAIFADGGVRTGTDVFRMLALGADGVLIGRAFVYALATQGQAGVERLLAIMEKDLRTNMVLTGVQSVAEIGPHLLAK; encoded by the coding sequence ATGATCATCTCGTCCGCCCTAGATTACCGCGAAGCGGCCCGCCGCCGGCTGCCGCCTTTCCTGTTCCATTATCTCGATGGCGGCGCCGGCGCCGAGCAGACGCTGCGCAGCAACGTCGACGACCTGCAGGCGGTCAAGCTGCGCCAGCGCGTGCTGCGCGGCTCCGAGCAGCTGGACCTGGGCGTGCGATATTTCGGCCAGGATTACGGGCTGCCGATCGCATTGGCGCCGGTCGGCCTGACCGGCATGTATGCGCGCCGCGGCGAAGTGCAGGCGGTGCGCGCGGCTTGCCAGCGCAACATCCCCTTCATCCAGTCCACCGTCTCGGTATGCCCGCTGGCCGAAGTGGCGGCCCAGGCCGACAAACCGATCTGGTTCCAGCTGTACGTCCTGAAGGACCGCGGCTTCATGCGCGACGTGATGCGGCGCGCCTGGGAGCTGGGCGCCACCAACCTGGTGTTCACGGTCGACATGCCGGTGCCGGGCGCGCGCTACCGCGACGCCCACAGCGGCATGAGCGGCCCGAACGGCCCGCTGCGGCGCGTGCTGCAGGCAATGACGCATCCGCGCTGGGCCTTGGATGTCGGCGTGTTCGGACGTCCGCACGACCTCGGGAACATCTCGGCCTACCGCGGCAGCGCGACCGGCCTGGCCGACTACATCGGCTGGCTCGGCGCCAACTTCGATCCGGGCATCGCCTGGCATGACTTGCAGTGGATTCGCGACGAGTGGAAGGGCAAGTTCATCGTCAAGGGCATCCTCGATCCGGAAGACGCGCGCGATGCGCTGGCCTTCGGCGCCGACGGCATCGTCGTGTCCAACCACGGCGGGCGCCAGCTGGACGGGGCGCTGTCCTCGGCCCAGGCATTGCCGGCGATCGCGGCGGAAGTGAAGGGCAAGCTGGCGATCTTTGCCGATGGCGGGGTGCGCACCGGGACCGACGTGTTCCGCATGCTGGCGCTGGGTGCAGATGGGGTGCTGATTGGACGGGCGTTTGTCTATGCGCTGGCCACGCAAGGGCAGGCGGGGGTGGAGCGGCTGCTGGCGATCATGGAGAAGGATTTGCGGACCAATATGGTGCTGACCGGGGTGCAGTCGGTCGCCGAGATCGGGCCGCACCTGCTGGCGAAGTGA
- a CDS encoding DUF3422 family protein: MRDSNVSLNHPLRVPLAAELHSRPFMRLDAPEAITHLAVYHGGQAGPPGRHSQHQLLGALCGHFGVAAPSPGSNHFFHDFGSFRLKWECHTEFATYTVTTPLPPDMGAYEAFSHVPLSFLPASWLASLEGSLMAAAHVALVKGAADASRLSAVFERSGLAGSSVMQGAELWTDFAIQSDGFSRFVIRDLGMRHLQGGRLVQRVLEIETYRMMALLGLPAARTVGMDLDAIEAELSSLASAMVASDMAPVEHGAQDEQRLLAQITRLAARLEKLVLDNGYRFSASKAYFSLVKARIEELREVRIEGTPTVEEFMERRLAPAMQTCAAVSARQDALARRIADTNDLLRTRVGIVQELQNRRILESMNARAAQQLRLQLAVEGLSVAAISYYLVGLLGYAGKAAKAAGVPINPDLALGMLVPVVAIGVWVAQRRVHQRIGRRGH, encoded by the coding sequence GTGAGAGACTCCAACGTATCGCTGAACCATCCCCTGCGGGTGCCACTCGCGGCCGAACTCCACTCGCGCCCTTTCATGCGGCTCGACGCTCCCGAGGCGATCACCCACCTGGCGGTCTACCACGGCGGCCAGGCCGGTCCGCCGGGCCGCCACTCCCAGCACCAGCTGCTGGGCGCCCTGTGCGGCCACTTCGGCGTCGCCGCCCCCAGCCCGGGCAGCAACCACTTCTTCCACGACTTCGGCAGCTTCCGCCTGAAGTGGGAATGCCATACCGAGTTCGCCACCTATACCGTGACCACGCCGCTCCCGCCCGACATGGGAGCGTACGAGGCCTTCTCGCACGTGCCCCTGTCCTTCCTGCCCGCCAGCTGGCTGGCCAGCCTGGAGGGCAGCCTGATGGCGGCGGCCCACGTGGCACTGGTCAAGGGCGCGGCCGACGCCTCGCGCTTGAGCGCGGTGTTCGAGCGCAGCGGGCTGGCCGGCTCCTCGGTCATGCAGGGCGCCGAGCTGTGGACCGATTTCGCGATCCAGTCCGACGGCTTCAGCCGCTTCGTGATCCGCGACCTCGGCATGCGTCACCTGCAGGGCGGACGCCTGGTGCAGCGCGTGCTGGAGATCGAGACCTATCGCATGATGGCCCTGCTCGGCCTGCCCGCCGCGCGCACGGTAGGCATGGACCTGGACGCGATCGAAGCGGAGCTGTCCTCGTTGGCCAGCGCCATGGTGGCAAGCGACATGGCGCCCGTCGAGCATGGCGCGCAGGACGAGCAGCGCCTGCTGGCGCAGATCACGCGCCTGGCGGCGCGCCTGGAAAAGCTGGTGCTCGACAACGGCTACCGCTTCTCGGCCTCGAAGGCCTATTTCAGCCTGGTCAAGGCGCGCATCGAGGAGCTGCGCGAAGTGCGCATCGAGGGCACGCCCACGGTGGAGGAATTCATGGAACGCCGGCTGGCGCCGGCCATGCAGACCTGCGCCGCGGTCAGCGCGCGCCAGGACGCGCTGGCACGCCGCATCGCCGACACCAACGACCTGCTGCGCACCCGGGTCGGCATCGTGCAGGAGCTGCAGAACCGCCGCATCCTGGAATCGATGAATGCGCGGGCGGCGCAGCAGCTGCGGCTGCAGCTGGCGGTCGAAGGACTGTCGGTGGCGGCGATCTCCTACTATCTTGTGGGGCTGCTCGGCTATGCGGGCAAGGCGGCCAAGGCGGCCGGGGTGCCGATCAATCCGGACCTGGCGCTGGGGATGCTGGTGCCGGTGGTGGCGATTGGGGTGTGGGTGGCGCAGCGGCGGGTGCATCAGCGCATTGGGCGGCGCGGGCACTAG